CCGAACAGCGAGAAGACGATCACCGGGGCCAGGAACATCGACGCGGTGCCCGAAACGGCGACCGCCGCATAGAGGTCTTCCGTCCCGGCCAGCAGGAACAGCAGCCCGCCCAGCATGAACAGCGCCATCGCGATCCGCCCGTTGGCGGCGGTGACCGCGCCCAGCCGCATTTCGACAACCGCCAGCCGCGCCGCCGAGGACAGCGCGGAATCGAGCGTGGACATGGCCGATACCAGCAATGCGGCATTCAGACAGAAGATGACGGCGGGGTTGAACATGCGCATCCAGACCGCCGCCATCGCCTCGCCTTCCTGCGCGACAAGCCCGGCCTGCGCGCCGAACAGCCCGAACAGGAAGATGCAGCCGGCGGAAATCCAGAACGCATGCAGAAACGACAGCCTTGTCGTCCGCCGGTCCGCCAGGAAGCCCCGGTCGATCATCACCGGGTCATGCGCCGGGTAGCTGAGCACCTGCAGCGCGGCGACGGCCAGCAATATCCAGCCAGGGGCCGGGCCCGATACGCCGGGCGCGGACAGCGCCGTCGCCAGTTCGAATTCGGGTGCGGCGAACAGGGCTACCGCCGCGACCGCCAGAACAACGAGGAACAGCAGCATCTGCGCGACATCGGTCCGCAGGGAGGCGCGCAGCCCGCCCATCATCGAATAGGTCAGCCCGACCAGCACGAATGCGGTGATGGCGAGTTCGCGGGCATAGGCGTAGCCGGAAAAGGCGGCGGCGAAGATCACGCCGACCACCAGCAGGTTGGCGAAGACTTCCGACATCAGCCGCAGGGCGACCACGGCGTTGTAGCAGGCGACGCCGGCCGCGCCGAACCGGTCGCGCAGGAAGTCCTGCAGCGACGCGGCGCCATGGCGGAACCGGACGCGGTCGACGATGACGGCGCCAGTCAGGAAGGATGCGTAATAGGTCGTATAGGCCAGCACGCCGGCGATGCCGTAATAGAATCCCAGGATCGCCGCGTTCATCAGCGATCGGGCGAATATCCAGGTCGTGACCTGGCTGAGCACCAGCGTCCACAACCCAGGCGCACGGCCGGTTTCGTCGCGTCCGGAAAAGAAACCGTCCACGCCCGTTACCCGCGGCGACAGCACAAGGCTGACCACGGCGATGACGGTCACAAAGGCGACGAGCGCCAGGGGATCGGCAAAATAGGACAAGACAACAACTTTCTGAAGCAGAACTGAGGATCACAGATAACCCGTGCACGGGTTATCTGTCGCCTCACATTCGCGCGATTCCGCCGCCGTTCCGCGTGACGGGATTGGTGCCGTTCGAATGGCGCGTTTGGACCCTGCGGGGGTACGTTCGATAGTCTAAAGAAGAGAAAGGTTTATTAGCGGAGGAAACGGATGCTGACCGACGACATGAAACGCGTGATCCGCGAACAGAAACTGGGCTTCCTGGCGAGCGTCAATGCGGACGGCACGCCCAACCTTTCGCCCAAGGCGACCTATATCGTCCTCGACGATACCACGATTGCCTTCGTCGAACTGCGGTCGCCGAACACGATGCGCAACCTTGCGCGCAATCCCTCGGTGGCGCTGAATTTCGTCGATCCCTTCGTGCGCAAGGGCTACCGGTTCCAGGGGCGCGCCACCGCCGTGATGCGGGGCGCCGACGGCTTCGATGCGCTGTTCGCCCGGTTCGGCGATCTGGGCGGACTGGCGGAGGCGGTGCGCGCGGTCGTGCGCATCGACCTTGAGGAAGCCGACGCCCTGATTTCCCCCGCCTATGACCGGGGGGCGACCGAACATTCCCTGCGACAGGACTGGACCCGGAAATTCCGCGACATGCAGCCCGGCGGTATCTTCGACACGGGCGTTTAGGCGCTTACCGAATGCGCGGCGTACCCGGAAAATCTTGGATGAGCTCCGGTGGCGGGTACTTGAAACTGGAAGTGAAAGCATTATATTCCTATTATTCGGTTGTGGCCATGATCCGCCGCCCGATATCGGAAAATGCAAATAAAAGCCAACCATTGCCAATGAAATCAGGATATCGCCAGGGGCAGCACCGCCAATCGATGTTAACCGATGTTAAGGGATGTTAAGGGATGTTAATCCGCGCGTAATTTTTATGCCGGGAGGAATCGACCGATGGATGGTGTAACGGGGCGGCTGGCCGGATTCGTGGCGGAGACCGGGTTCGAGGACCTGCCGGCGGCGATTGTCGCGCGGGTGACGGTGCGGGGCGAAACCCATGAGGCCTTTGTCGAAGCGCCAAAAGGCGGGCCCGGAAATTTCATGGATGAATCCGAATTCATGGATGAATTCAATACATTATGCGGGCATTATATGTCGAAACCGGCCATGGACCGCTTCGCCAGGGGCCTTCTGACGCTGGACCAGGCGAACAGCGTGGCGTCTGTGCCGGGCTTCGGCCAGGCCCATTGACCGGTGGCGTTCTCCGCGATTGCTTCGAACCCGATCCACGCCTATGTTCCGCCCGGAATTAGGCCGTATCCGGTAAGAAATCGATGACTGATCAAAGCCATATCCGCAATTTTGCGATCATTGCCCATATCGACCATGGCAAATCGACGCTGGCCGACCGGCTGATCGAGAAGGCCGGGTCGCTGGCGGCGCGCGAGATGAAGGAACAGTTCCTCGATTCGATGGATCTGGAGCGCGAACGCGGCATCACCATCAAGGCGCATGCGGTCCGCCTGGAATACAGGGCGAAGGACGGCGAGACCTATATCCTCAACCTGATGGACACGCCGGGCCATGTCGATTTCGCCTATGAGGTGAGCCGCAGCCTGGCCGCCTGCGAGGGATCGATCCTGCTGGTCGACGCCAGCCAGGGAGTCGAGGCGCAGACGCTGGCGAATGTCTATCTGGCGCTGGACGCCGACCATGAAATCGTCACCGTCCTGAACAAGGTCGACCTGCCCTCCGCGGAGCCGGACCGGATCCGCCAGCAGATCGAGGATGTGATCGGGCTGGACGCCAGCGACGCCATTGCCGTTTCCGCCAAAACGGGGCAGGGCGTGGACGACGTGCTGGAGGCGCTGGTGAAGCATCTGCCGCCGCCCGCCGGCGATCCGAAAGCGCCGCTGCGCGCCTTGCTGGTCGACAGCTGGTATGACGCCTATCTCGGCGTCGTGGCGCTGGTTCGCGTCGTCGACGGCACCCTGACCAAGGGCCAGCGTATCCGCATGATGGCCACCGGTACCGCCCATCCGGTGGAGCGCGTCGGCATCTTCACGCCGAAGGGCGTCATGATCGACGCGCTGGGCCCCGGCGAGATCGGCTTTATCACCGCCTCGATCAAATCGGTCGCGGATTGCAAGGTCGGCGATACGCTGACCGACGACCGCGTGCCGGCGCTCAAGGTGCTGGCCGGGTTCAAGCCGTCGGTGCCGGTCGTGTTCTGCGGGCTGTTTCCCGTCGACGCGGCGGATTACGACGATCTGCGCGAGAGCCTGGCGCGGCTCGCGCTGAACGATTCGAGCTTCCATTACGAACCGGAAACCTCCGCCGCGCTGGGCTTCGGGTTCCGCTGCGGCTGCCTCGGCCTGCTGCATCTGGAAATCGTCCAGGAACGGCTGGAGCGGGAATTCGACCTTGACCTCATCACCACCGCCCCCTCCGTCGTCTACCGGATCGCGCTGACCAATGGCGAACAGATCGAACTGCACAACCCGGCGGATTATCCCGAACCGATGCGGATCGACACCATCGCCGAACCCTGGATCAAGGCGACGATCATGGCGCCGGACGAATATCTCGGCGGGATTCTGTCGCTGTGCACGGAACGGCGCGGGGAGCAGGTGGAACTGACCTATGTCGGCGACCGGGCCATGGTCGTTTACAGGCTACCGCTGAACGAGGTCGTGTTCGATTTCTACGACCGGCTGAAATCGATCAGCCGCGGCTACGCCAGCTTCGATTATGAAATTTCCGGATACCGCGAAGGCGACCTGGTCAAGGTCGGCATTCTGGTGAACAACGAACCGGTCGATGCGCTGGCGCTGATCACCCATAAATCGCAGTCGGAACGGCGCGGCCGGCAGCTCTGCGAACGATTGAAGACTCTGATCCCGCGCCAGTTGTTCAAGATCGCCATCCAGGCCTCGATCGGCGGCAAGGTGATTGCCCGGGAAACCGTCAGCGCGCTGCGCAAGGACGTGACCGCGAAATGCTATGGCGGCGACATTACCCGCAAGCGCAAGCTGCTGGAAAAGCAGAAGAAGGGCAAGAAGCGGATGCGCCAGTTCGGCCAGGTGGAAATCCCGCAATCGGCCTTCCTCGAAGCGCTGCGGATGGAGGACCGCTAGATCAGCGCCGCAGGCCCCTGGGTCGCGGCGGCCGCCGGCCGAGACGCAGGAACAGCCCGCCAAGCATCAGGAACAGCACGAACAGGATCGTGAACGATTCCCAGGTCGGCCGCAGCAGAAGATACGGGACGATGACCGAGTCCCACAGCGCCGGCAGGTGCAGGTGACGCTGGATGACGACCTGTATCATGTTCAGGCTCTCGATATCCGCGCTGGCCCAAGCCTGCCCCGCGACCGCCGTGACATCCGTGCCCACCAGCCAGATCGCCACCCCCGACAGCAGGGTAATCAACGACAGTGCGACGAACAGACGGCCCAGAAAACGCAAAATCGACACGCGGAATACCATCCTGTTTCAAGCAATGCGGGGCACCCTAACACGCATGGGTTTCGGCGGGAACCACTGGCTTGCGTACGGGAAAGCAAGAATGTAGTGTCCGCCGCGCCGACCGGGACGGTTCGGCCGTGGAAGGGTGGCCGAGTGGCTTAAGGCGCACGCTTGGAAAGCGTGTTTAGGGAAACCTAACGCGGGTTCGAATCCCGCTCCTTCCGCCATTCCTCCCGTATCATCAGCCAATTTCCCAGGCGCCGTTGCGGATCCGGCAGGCCGTGCTCTGCCGTTCGACGGTTGCGCTTTCGCCCATGGCACTGGCGATGAATTCCCGGCAGTCGCGGCCGTCGGACGCCTGGAAGCTGCGCAGAATCCGGAAACTGCCGGCCGAACCGGTGTCCTCGTTCTCCCAATAGACCGTCGATCCCTCAGCCGCGCTGTCCAGGCTCAGAAAGGCCGCGCGCTCCATCTTCTGCTTGTCCATCCGGATGATGTAGTCGGCCGCGTAATAGCCGCCGGCGCCGCCGGCCGCCGCGCCGAGGATGGTCATGACGGTCTGCCCGGTGCCGCTGCCCAGGATGTTGTAACCGACGAAGGCGCCCAGAAACATGCCGGAAAGCGTCGCGCTGGCCCGCTGGTTGGCGGGGTCGCCGGTCTGACAGGCGGTGAGGCCGGCAAGCAGGACAAGCACGGCGATACGCTTCATGAAATTACATCCCCATCGGGCCCGTTGCGTTGACGGCGCAGTCGCGCGAGGCTCGCATCGAAAGGTTAACAAACTATTGAAAGGGTCATGTCGCCGGACACGCCGGGCGCCGCCGGCGTCTTACGTGTTGGCGGAGTTGCCGGCCAGGGGGCTGTATCCGAGCGCGGTCCGCATTTCCTCGATATCCTTCCGGGATCCCGCGCGCTCCAGAATGACGAGGACGGCGTCATTCATCGGCGATGTCGAGGCGGCGCGCCAGCCGACCGACAGCAGATCGTTCAGTGCCCGAATGTCAGCCGCTTTTTGGATAATGACCGCATGTTGCACGCGCACGAGTTCGGGTTCGTCGCTTGCGATATCCTTACCAGACGTAGTCATGATCGAATATCCCTATCGATGAGACAGGCTACCTAACATTACCGGCGCCGGAAGGCAAGAATCGTCGGCGCCGGATGCGGCAGCGACATGCCCCGCCCGTAACGATATCTTCCGGCCGCACGCGAATAGTGGGGAACATCGCGTTGACCGGAGTCGTTTCCTGCGCAGGAGAATATTCCGGTCATGGAACCGTGATGCATATTGGCTGTCTTTTTGCCACAGTTCTGTCATATTCAATGGGTTCCGTGGTCCGGGTACGCCGGAGAAGGCGGGTACCGACCGAACTGAAAAAGGAGGGCTGCTGTGTCCGACCTTGCGACGACAGACAACCTGTTTTTCGAAAAGGCTGGGCTCAACCAGTCGCGAACGCAGAAGATCGTCGATGACGCCCTGACCGGGGCCGATGATGGTGAACTCTACCTGGAGTACTGTCAGGCGGAGAGCATTTCCTATGATGACGGCCGCGTCCGCAACGCCAGCTTCGATACGATGCAGGGGTTTGGCCTGCGCGCCATCGCCGACGAGGCGACGGGATATTCGCATTCGGCGGAACTGAATGAAGACGCCATCAAACGGGCGGGCGATACGGTTCGCGCGGTGCAGTCGGGCCATGGCGGCACGATGGCCGGCGCGCCCGTTGGCCGAAACCAGAGCCTGTACAGCGACGAAAACCCGCTCGGCCAGATGGATTTCGCCGCCAAGGTAAAGCTGCTGGCCGATATCGATGAATATGCCAGGTCCCGCGATTCCCGTGTGCGGCAGGTGTCTGCGTCGATATCGGGCGAATGGCAGGCGGTGCAGATCATCAGGTTGGGCGGTTTCCGCGCTGCCGATATCCGGCCACTGGTCCGGCTCAATGTCTCCGTCATCGTCGGTGAGGGCGACCGCATGGAAAGCGGCAGCCATGGCGTTGGCGGCCGGGTGTCCTACGACGCCTTCGTCGACCCGGCAGCCTGGCAGGCGCAGACCGACGAGGCGTTGCGGCAGGCGCTGGTGAACCTGGAATCCGTCGCCGCGCCCGCCGGCGAAATGACCGTCGTGCTCGGCCCCGGCTGGCCCGGTATCCTGCTGCATGAAGCGGTCGGGCACGGGCTGGAAGGCGATTTCAACCGCAAGAAGACCTCGGCTTTCGCCGGCCTGCTGGGCGAACGCGTCGCGTCCCCCGGCGTGACGGTGGTCGACGACGGCACGCTCAACGACCGCCGCGGTTCGCTGACGATCGATGACGAGGGAACCGCGACCTCCCGCACGGTCCTGATCGAAGACGGCATTCTCGTCGGCTATATGCAGGACCGGCTGAACGCCCGCCTGATGGGCGCCGCACCGACCGGCAACGGGCGGCGGCAATCCTTTGCCCATGCGCCGATGCCGCGGATGACCAATACCTACATGCCCAACGGTAACGCCGATCCGGAGGAGATCCTGCGCTCGGTCAAGAACGGGCTGTACGCCGTGTCCTTCGGCGGCGGCCAGGTCGATATCACCAGCGGCAAGTTCGTCTTTTCCTGCACCGAGGCCTACAAGATTGAGAATGGAAAAATTGGCGCGCCGGTAAAAGGGGCGACGCTGATCGGCAACGGCCCGGACGTGTTGACCCGTGTTTCCATGATAGGCAACGACACGAAGCTCGATCCCGGCATCGGCACCTGCGGCAAGGACGGTCAGGGCGTGCCGGTCGGCGTCGGCCAGCCAACCCTGCGGATTGACGGGCTGACAGTCGGCGGCACAGCGGCGTGACAATCACATGAACCGGTATGCGACGATATTCTGCACGACCCTGCTGGCACTGAGTGCCTGTGATGGCGCCGAACCGGTCGCCGAGGCCGCCGAGAAGGCACAGGTGCGCCTGGACCTGATCGAATTTACCTATGAATTCGCCGCGGGGCGGCACCGCTACAACCATCGCCGGCTGTTTACGGAGACCGCCGGCACCGGCGTCACCGTCACGCGCGGCAAGGTGTGCGTCCTGAATGGCGAAGAGTGCGCCGATGCGCTTGTCAATTACCGGATCGAAGCATTGCAGACCCTGGAACAGAAGGGCCACTACGTTGCGACCCCGGTGGGAAAAGACCGGATTACGCTGCAATACTGGGCCGAGGACGACGCCGGCAACAGGTTCGAATTCACGAAAATTGTGACGACCGACGGCCGGATTGCCGTTTCGGAATAACAACAATGGCGCGACGGTGTTTGTCCGTAGCCCTGATTGCCGCGGCGCTGATCGCGGTATCGTGCCGCATAGCGCCGGCCTTGGCGTCCGATATTACCGGCGTGCCCGATGGCGGGATGTTGAATTTCGCCATCCTGCGGAACGGCGAGGCAATCGGCTCGCATGTCATCCGCTTCGAAAGGAACGGGAGCGACCTGGAGGTGCGCATCGAGGCAAAGGTCGATTACCGCTTCGGCTTCATACCGCTTTACCGGTTCGAGCATCAGGCGCTGGAAGTCTGGCGCGACGGCAGTCTACAGCGGATGGCAGCCACGACGAACGATAACGGTGCGCCATACCAGATTGCCCTGCATCGCGAAGAGGGCGGCATGGTGCTGGCGATCAATGGCGTCGAAACGGCGGAGGACCCGGATCTCCAGCCGGCGAGCCTGTGGAGTGTCGCGATCGTGACGCAACGCCGCATTCTGGATCCGGCCGATGGCGAATTGATGTCGGTCGAAATCGCCGACGCCGGCATGGAATCAATCCGGGTCGCGGGGCGCGATATCCAGGCCCGGCACTATGTGATGACCGGCGATTTCGAACGCGACCTCTGGTACGACAGCCGGGGCGTGCTGATGCAGGTTCGCTTCCACGGCGATGACGGATCGGAAATCCGCTACGATCTGCGTTAGATGGTTAGTCCCGAACGGTCACCGGTGCGGCGGTTTCCGTTTCCGTCGCCGAGCGCGGCCAGATGAACAGCTGCAATGCGATGATGCCGGTGATGATGCAGCCGCCGACGATATCCGTTGTCAGGCCGGGCTTGATCAGCGTAAAGGCCGCCGCCGCCAGCAGCAGGCGCTCGATTACATTGGCGCGGCGCAGGAAGTATCCGTGCAAGCCGGCGGCAAGGCAGCAAACGCCGATAACCGAGGTCACGCAGGAAATTGCGACCGTGACGGCGTCGCCGATCATCAGCAGCGACGGTCCGTAGACAAACATGAACGGTATTATGTAGCCGGTCGCGGCCAGTTTCATCGCAGCGAGGCCACCATCCCAGATCCCCGCGCCGGACAGGCCGTTCGCCGCGTAAAGCGTGATCGCCACCGGCGGCGTAATGGCCGAGAGGATGGCGAAATAGAACACGAACATATGCGCGGCTTCAAGCGGGACCCCCAGCTTGATCAGCGCCGGCACCAGCAACGCCACCTGTACGATATAGGCGGGCGTCGTCGGCAGGCCCATGCCCAGGATGATGCCGGCGATCGCGGTCAGGATCAGCGCCAGCAACAGGGTCTCCTGCGACAGTTGAATGACGAAGGAGGTGAACTCGATGCCGATGCCGCTGAGGGAAATAATGCCGATGACGATACCGGAGCAGGCGCAGGCGACGGCGACCTGCAGCGAGTTGCGAATGCCTTCGATAAGGGCGTTGATGACGCCCATGAAGCTGATCTCGGAACGTGTCGTCTTGCGCATCAGGGCAACCGGAACGACGGAAAACAAACCGCATGTCGCCGCATAGGGCGCGCTGTATCCGGCGACCAGAACGCCAATGATGATTGCCAGGGGGAGAAACTGATGGCCACGGTCGCGCAGGACCTTGCCCATTGCGGGAAGGTCGGCGCGCGGCAGCCCCTTCAGGCCGACGCGTTTCGCTTCGAAATGGACCGCGATAAAAACCGCAAGGAAATAGAGCAGCGCCGGCAGGATGGCGAGCGAGATAACCGTCAGGTAACTCACGGCCATGAATTCGGCCATGACGAAGGCGGCGGCGCCCATAATCGGCGGCATGATCTGCCCGCCGGTCGATGCAACCGCTTCGACCGCGCCGGCAAAGGCGGGCCGGTATCCGATCCGTTTCATCAGCGGAATCGTGAATGTACCCGTGGTCATGACATTGGCGGTGGAACTGCCGGAAATCGTGCCGAACATGGCGCTGGTCATGCAGGCGACCTTGGCGGGTCCGCCGGCGGTGTGCCCGGCAAGTGCCAGCGCGAAATCCATGAACAGTTTGCCGGTGCCGGTTTTTTCAACCAGGGCGCCGAATACGATAAACAGGACGAGATATGTGGCGGACACATTCAGCGGGATGCCGAAAATGCCTTCCGTCGTCAGGTACATCTGATCGATGACTTCGCCGGGTCGCAGGCCGGCGACAAAAAAGCCGTAGCCGAGAAATATCAGGGACGTGATCGGCAGCGCCAGACCAATGGTGCGGCGGGTCGCCTCCAGGACAATGACAATGATCAAGACACCGAAGGTGAAGTCTGTCGGCCGCAATTCATCGACATAGGCGAAGCGGTCCAGAATGTAATCGTGCTCCACAAAAAGGTAGGAGATGACCGCGACGGATCCGGCGAGAAGTGCCGTATCCCACAGGGCGCCGAAGATTGCCTTGCCGCGCGTGGCGTCGGCCAGCGTCGGAAACCAGAGATAGATCAGGACCAGCGCAAACAGCAGATGCGTGCCGCGAAAATGAAAGACCTCCGGCGCACCGGTGAAGACGACCCAGAGATGGAATCCCAACATCGCAAGCGCGATGGCGGATGAAACGGCGATACCGATCTTGTTGCTGGCCAGCATGAACAGACACTCCTCCCGGTGCCGTCCGGTTCCATTTTTTTCGGGGCCCGGTTCGGCTATGAATTCGGGTCCGGGCTAACGGCCCGGACCCGATATCGATGGTCGCCCGGCTCTAGAGCGCGCCGGCTTCCTTGTAGGCCTTGGCCGAACCGGGATGCAGCGGCACGCCGATATCGGTAGCCATGTCCTTCGCCGTAATGTTGCTCAGCGTCTTCACGATGGCGCCGAGTTCCTGACCGCGATTGATAAGCGCCTTGGTCATGTTATAGGCCGACTCTTCCGAAACCGTTGAGCAGTTCAGGATCAGATGCGCGGGGAAGCCGGCAATCTCAACCGGTTCCGTCTGGTTCGGATAGCTGTTTGCCGGAATCGTCAGGCGGCCCCAGCCGGCATTTTCCTTTTTCATCGCGGCGAACTGTTCGTCCGTGATCGACAGAAACTTGATCTTGCGCGAATTGGTGAGGTCGAGCAGCGAGCCGTTCGGCACAGAGGTGATCGTCATCATCACATCGGCCTGGCCGTCCTTCAACATGTTCACGCCATCGCTGATGGACGCGAAATTCACCTTGCTCATGTCGTCATAGCCGAGACCGGCGGCCTTGAGCAGCGCCCGGGCGCCAAGTTCGGTTGTGTTGCCGCGCGGCAGGGTGACAAGTTTCTTGCCCTTCAGGTCGGCGGCGGAGTTGAACGAAAAATCCGTCGTCGGAATCTGCAGGAAGTTATTGTACAGGGAACCCAGATTGCAGATGTCTCCCAGTTTCTCTTCGAATGGCGGCTTCCCATTCAGGCCGTCGACCGCGGACATGACCAGGCTGAAGCCCATATGCGCCTTCCCGCCGGATACGCCCTTCAGGTTGATCAGGCCGGCGCCGGGGCGGATAGTGACGTTCATCCCGGGAACTTCGGCTTCCAGAATATTCTTGATGGCGCCGCCCAGCGGGTACCAGCTGCCGCCGGCCGGGCCGGTCATGAATACGATATCTTCCGCCACGGCTGGTGCGGCGGTCACACCCAGCGAACCGGCAAGTGCAAGGGCTGCAATGGATAATGTTGGTTTCTTGAACATTTTTGTTCCTCCCGTGAAAGGCCAGTTCTGCTGGCCCGTTAAATTGGCGGAATTCGCTGTATTTCCGGCTTGCCGGGCACTGCGATCAGCCCGCGCTCCCATGCTCCGGACATGACAGGCGCCGGTGCGAAACCCAACGGAGCGTACCCTTGGCGCTTGGTCAAGGGAAGGGAAAATTATGTGGCTCGATCAAAGGGATAAATAGGGTTCGGTTGCAATAAATAGGCGAAATTCTAGCGCATGACCGGGTATTTTGCGGCCAGTACGTGTAGTTGAAGGGGGAACCTGCGCGGAGTAGGTTACGGGCTGAACGTGCGCCGTCCGGAGAAAATTTCATGGCCCCTGAAAATACGGCAAACCAGATCGCGCCGACGGTTCTTGAACAGCTGCGCGCCGTCATCGGCGACCGGGTATCGACCGCGGCTGCCGTGCGCGATCACCATGCCAGCGGCGAAGACTATATGACGCCCATGCCGCCCGATGCCGTATGCTTCGCGCAGTCGACCGAAGAAGCCAGCGCCATCGTCCGGATTTGCGCCGCATACGGGATACCGGTCATTCCGTACGGCACGGGAACGTCGCTGGAAGGGCATGTCATCGCGCTGCATGGGGGCGTCTGTCTCGACCTGTCCCGGATGAACGCCGTGCTGGAAGTGAACGCGGAAGACCTGGACTGCCGGGTTCAGGCCGGCGTCACCCGCAAGCAGATCAACGAACACCTGCGCGATACCGGGCTGTTCTTTCCCATCGATCCCGGCGCGGACGCCTCACTGGGCGGCATGGCGGCGACGCGGGCCAGCGGCACGAACGCGGTGCGGTACGGCACGATGCGCGAAAACGTTCTGGGGCTGACGGTGGTCCTGGCGGATGGCCGGGTTATCCGTACCGGCGGCCGGGCGCGCAAATCCGCAGCCGGTTACGACCTGACGCGCGTTTTCGTCGGTTCGGAAGGAACGCTTGGCGTCATCACCGAGGTGCAGTTGCGCCTGTATGGCATACCCGAGGCGATGTCGACGGCGGTCTGCCAGTTTCCGACCCTGGCGGATGCGGTGAATACCGTGATCCTGACGATCCAGTCCGGCATTCCCGTGGCGCGCATCGAACTGCTCGACGATGTACAGATGGATGCCTGCATCAGATATTCCAGGCTGGAAGGCTACGAAGCAAAACCGACCCTGTGGTTCGAATTTCACGGGACCGAGGCGTCGGTCAAGGAACAATCGGAAATGGTCGGCGCCATAGCTGCGGATTTCGACGGCGGCCGCTTTCAGTGGACGACCCGCAGTGAGGAACGCAACCAGCTCTGGCAGGCGCGTCACGACGCCTATTTCGCTGCCCTGGCCCTGCAGCCGGGCAAGAAGGGAATCGCGACCGATGCCTGCGTACCGATTTCCCGCCTTGCCGAGTGCCTGCTCGACACCCAGCGCGACATCCAGGAAACCGGCATGATCGCGCCAATTGTCGGTCATGTCGGCGACGGGAACTTCCATCTCGTGATCCTGATCGATCCGGAAAGGCCCGAGGAACTGAAGAACGCCAAGGCGCTAATCGAGCGGATGAACCACCGCGCCATCGCCATGGGCGGAACCTGTACGGGAGAACACGGTATCGGGCTCGGCAAACGCGACTTCCTGACCGCCGAACATGGCGAGGCCGTCAGCGTCATGCGCGCGATCAAGTTCGCGCTGGACCCCGCGAATATCATGAATCCCGGAAAAATATTGCGTAAATGAGCAGTTCTGAATCACGCCGCACCGCGTGACTCATAATTTGACACCGATCCGTAGACGCACCAGTTACAATAGCAGGCTGACGTTGACTACTTTCGGTCTTATTGCCTTGTCCGGCGCGGTCCAGCCGGCCATCGGAGCATT
The sequence above is a segment of the Alphaproteobacteria bacterium genome. Coding sequences within it:
- a CDS encoding sodium:proline symporter translates to MSYFADPLALVAFVTVIAVVSLVLSPRVTGVDGFFSGRDETGRAPGLWTLVLSQVTTWIFARSLMNAAILGFYYGIAGVLAYTTYYASFLTGAVIVDRVRFRHGAASLQDFLRDRFGAAGVACYNAVVALRLMSEVFANLLVVGVIFAAAFSGYAYARELAITAFVLVGLTYSMMGGLRASLRTDVAQMLLFLVVLAVAAVALFAAPEFELATALSAPGVSGPAPGWILLAVAALQVLSYPAHDPVMIDRGFLADRRTTRLSFLHAFWISAGCIFLFGLFGAQAGLVAQEGEAMAAVWMRMFNPAVIFCLNAALLVSAMSTLDSALSSAARLAVVEMRLGAVTAANGRIAMALFMLGGLLFLLAGTEDLYAAVAVSGTASMFLAPVIVFSLFGGRDIPLWSYLIAFAVAIAGAALYFLNGHPAVQALSGGIHKYTLLLWICGAVLGLGFAAFALGAMTRTTRLQHS
- the lepA gene encoding translation elongation factor 4, producing the protein MTDQSHIRNFAIIAHIDHGKSTLADRLIEKAGSLAAREMKEQFLDSMDLERERGITIKAHAVRLEYRAKDGETYILNLMDTPGHVDFAYEVSRSLAACEGSILLVDASQGVEAQTLANVYLALDADHEIVTVLNKVDLPSAEPDRIRQQIEDVIGLDASDAIAVSAKTGQGVDDVLEALVKHLPPPAGDPKAPLRALLVDSWYDAYLGVVALVRVVDGTLTKGQRIRMMATGTAHPVERVGIFTPKGVMIDALGPGEIGFITASIKSVADCKVGDTLTDDRVPALKVLAGFKPSVPVVFCGLFPVDAADYDDLRESLARLALNDSSFHYEPETSAALGFGFRCGCLGLLHLEIVQERLEREFDLDLITTAPSVVYRIALTNGEQIELHNPADYPEPMRIDTIAEPWIKATIMAPDEYLGGILSLCTERRGEQVELTYVGDRAMVVYRLPLNEVVFDFYDRLKSISRGYASFDYEISGYREGDLVKVGILVNNEPVDALALITHKSQSERRGRQLCERLKTLIPRQLFKIAIQASIGGKVIARETVSALRKDVTAKCYGGDITRKRKLLEKQKKGKKRMRQFGQVEIPQSAFLEALRMEDR
- the tldD gene encoding metalloprotease TldD — encoded protein: MSDLATTDNLFFEKAGLNQSRTQKIVDDALTGADDGELYLEYCQAESISYDDGRVRNASFDTMQGFGLRAIADEATGYSHSAELNEDAIKRAGDTVRAVQSGHGGTMAGAPVGRNQSLYSDENPLGQMDFAAKVKLLADIDEYARSRDSRVRQVSASISGEWQAVQIIRLGGFRAADIRPLVRLNVSVIVGEGDRMESGSHGVGGRVSYDAFVDPAAWQAQTDEALRQALVNLESVAAPAGEMTVVLGPGWPGILLHEAVGHGLEGDFNRKKTSAFAGLLGERVASPGVTVVDDGTLNDRRGSLTIDDEGTATSRTVLIEDGILVGYMQDRLNARLMGAAPTGNGRRQSFAHAPMPRMTNTYMPNGNADPEEILRSVKNGLYAVSFGGGQVDITSGKFVFSCTEAYKIENGKIGAPVKGATLIGNGPDVLTRVSMIGNDTKLDPGIGTCGKDGQGVPVGVGQPTLRIDGLTVGGTAA
- a CDS encoding pyridoxamine 5'-phosphate oxidase family protein, producing MLTDDMKRVIREQKLGFLASVNADGTPNLSPKATYIVLDDTTIAFVELRSPNTMRNLARNPSVALNFVDPFVRKGYRFQGRATAVMRGADGFDALFARFGDLGGLAEAVRAVVRIDLEEADALISPAYDRGATEHSLRQDWTRKFRDMQPGGIFDTGV
- a CDS encoding RT0821/Lpp0805 family surface protein; this encodes MKRIAVLVLLAGLTACQTGDPANQRASATLSGMFLGAFVGYNILGSGTGQTVMTILGAAAGGAGGYYAADYIIRMDKQKMERAAFLSLDSAAEGSTVYWENEDTGSAGSFRILRSFQASDGRDCREFIASAMGESATVERQSTACRIRNGAWEIG
- a CDS encoding DUF6134 family protein, with translation MARRCLSVALIAAALIAVSCRIAPALASDITGVPDGGMLNFAILRNGEAIGSHVIRFERNGSDLEVRIEAKVDYRFGFIPLYRFEHQALEVWRDGSLQRMAATTNDNGAPYQIALHREEGGMVLAINGVETAEDPDLQPASLWSVAIVTQRRILDPADGELMSVEIADAGMESIRVAGRDIQARHYVMTGDFERDLWYDSRGVLMQVRFHGDDGSEIRYDLR